A single genomic interval of Panthera uncia isolate 11264 chromosome A1 unlocalized genomic scaffold, Puncia_PCG_1.0 HiC_scaffold_17, whole genome shotgun sequence harbors:
- the TLX3 gene encoding T-cell leukemia homeobox protein 3, translating to MEAPASAQTPHPHEPISFGIDQILNSPDQDSAPAPRGPDGASYLGGPPGGRPGATYPSLPASFAGLGAPFEDPGSYSVNLSLAPAGVIRVPAHRPLPGAVPPPLPSALPAMPSVPTVSSLGGLNFPWMESSRRFVKDRFTAAAALTPFTVTRRIGHPYQNRTPPKRKKPRTSFSRVQICELEKRFHRQKYLASAERAALAKSLKMTDAQVKTWFQNRRTKWRRQTAEEREAERQQASRLMLQLQHDAFQKSLNDSIQPDPLCLHNSSLFALQNLQPWEEDSSKVPAVTSLV from the exons ATGGAGGCGCCCGCCAGCGCGCAGACCCCGCACCCGCACGAGCCCATCAGCTTCGGCATCGACCAGATCCTCAACAGCCCGGACCAGGACAGCGCACCGGCCCCGCGGGGCCCCGACGGCGCCAGCTACCTGGGAGGGCCCCCCGGGGGCCGTCCGGGCGCCACATACCCGTCTCTGCCCGCCTCCTTTGCCGGCCTCGGCGCGCCCTTCGAGGACCCGGGATCTTACAGTGTCAACCTGAGCCTGGCGCCCGCCGGAGTGATCCGAGTGCCAGCGCACAGGCCGCTGCCCGGGGCCGTGCCACCGCCTCTGCCTAGCGCGCTGCCCGCCATGCCCTCCGTGCCCACGGTCTCCAGCCTGGGCGGCCTCAATTTTCCCTGGATGGAGAGCAGCCGCCGCTTCGTGAAAGACCGCTTCACAG CGGCGGCGGCGCTCACGCCCTTCACCGTGACCCGGCGCATCGGCCACCCTTACCAGAACAGGACACCGCCCAAGCGTAAGAAGCCGCGCACGTCCTTTTCTCGGGTGCAGATTTGCGAGCTGGAAAAGCGCTTCCACCGCCAGAAGTACCTGGCCTCCGCCGAGAGGGCGGCGCTCGCCAAGTCCCTCAAAATGACGGACGCGCAGGTCAAGACCTGGTTCCAAAACCGGAGGACCAAATGGCG GCGGCAGACGGCGGAGGAGCGGGAGGCGGAGCGGCAGCAGGCGAGCCGGCTCATGCTGCAGCTGCAACACGACGCCTTCCAAAAGAGCCTCAACGACTCCATCCAGCCCGACCCTCTCTGTCTGCACAACTCGTCGCTGTTTGCTCTGCAGAATCTGCAGCCCTGGGAGGAGGACAGCTCCAAGGTCCCCGCCGTCACTTCTCTGGTGTGA